The window TACTTTGTCTAAATCCTGTAGTTTGAAAATAGGCTTAGTCATATTAAGCTCATGCGTCTGTACTGTGTGCTTGTTCAGCTGCTATCGAGGCGATAAAGCTGGGCCTTGCCTCAACTGCAGCTAACATTTTGCTGACTTTTTCTGGAATGATAATGTCGACTGGAAAATAGGTGCCCCAACGCGCATATACAGCCAGCATGATATCCGCAGTGGAAACCTGATCGCCGCCTAAAAATGATTGCTGCGCTAACTTTTTCTCGACTAACACCCATAATTCGTTGATGGCAACCGCTGCCGCTTCTAAAAATGGCTGGCGTGCATGCTCATCAGCGATTGCGCCTGTGGCAAAAAACAGACGATTGTAAGCCGGGTGCATAGTAGCATTGGCAAACAGAATGTTTTCTATCGCTTGTTGCTTTTGAAGAACATCAGCTTGAGGAAGAAGGTTATTTTCGTGTTTATTGAGTAGATAAAGTAGGATTGCAGCGCCTTCTACTAAGCAGTTTTCGCCATCGTTAAGAACCGGGATTTTACCTGTTGGGTTAATGGCTAAAAAGTTATCAACACCGCGTTTGTCAACCAGTTCGAAGGGTTGTTTTAATTCTCTTAATATGACTTGCGTTGCTAGCGCACAAGCACCTGGTAAGTAATATAACGTATACATAATGGTTTTCCTCATTTGCTTCTTGGCTAAAAGACAAGCTCAGTGTATAAACTAGATGTTGTTTGATATATAGCTACAATGAGAACCAAGAGTTCACATAGTGGAAACAATAATCAAGGAAAGTATGAATAAGCTACGAGCGATAGAAATGTTTGTAAAACTGGCTGAGGTACGCAGTTTTACTCGTGTTGCAGAGCAATATAATACATCCAAATCCATGATCAGTAAGGAGATCAGCCGACTAGAAGCTGAGCTTGGTGCGCGGCTTATACATCGCACCACGCGCAATTTGCAGCTCACGCATGTGGGAGAAGGCTATTTACAACGTGCTAAGGATATTCTCAATAAGTTAGAGGATGCAGACACCTTCATACAAGAGTCGCAGCAAGCACCAAAAGGTAAGCTAAAGGTGAATGTGCCAATGGTGCTTGGGATCACTGACTTGGCAGCAATGTTCGCCGATTTTATGCAAGCGTATCCCGATGTCGACCTTGAAATACATTTAGGAGATGAGGATATCGACTTAGTAGAACAGGGATTCGATTTAGGTTTTCGGGCTTCCAGTCGCCCGTTTGACTCAAGTTATATAGGAAAAGAAATTACTCAATTTAGTTATCATGTATGCGCCTCACCACAATATTTAGCGAGTCACCCTGCAATCGAATCAGCACAAGATTTAATTCATCATAATTGTTTTGAATACAGCTATTCAAAACGCAAGAACTTATGGCCATTAGACGAAGGTGTGCGAATAAAAGGCTCCCTTAAAGTGAACAATGTCCTTTTTATGTTGCAGGCAATTAAAAGCCATTTGGGAATAGGGGTTTTACCTGAATTTGCCT is drawn from Pseudoalteromonas sp. NC201 and contains these coding sequences:
- a CDS encoding glutathione S-transferase family protein, which gives rise to MYTLYYLPGACALATQVILRELKQPFELVDKRGVDNFLAINPTGKIPVLNDGENCLVEGAAILLYLLNKHENNLLPQADVLQKQQAIENILFANATMHPAYNRLFFATGAIADEHARQPFLEAAAVAINELWVLVEKKLAQQSFLGGDQVSTADIMLAVYARWGTYFPVDIIIPEKVSKMLAAVEARPSFIASIAAEQAHSTDA
- a CDS encoding LysR family transcriptional regulator, with the protein product MNKLRAIEMFVKLAEVRSFTRVAEQYNTSKSMISKEISRLEAELGARLIHRTTRNLQLTHVGEGYLQRAKDILNKLEDADTFIQESQQAPKGKLKVNVPMVLGITDLAAMFADFMQAYPDVDLEIHLGDEDIDLVEQGFDLGFRASSRPFDSSYIGKEITQFSYHVCASPQYLASHPAIESAQDLIHHNCFEYSYSKRKNLWPLDEGVRIKGSLKVNNVLFMLQAIKSHLGIGVLPEFACREALEKGEIVSILQHADKPTLALYALYPARQFVPAAVLQCIEFLQAWFKRDGH